The DNA sequence GCGCCAGAAAGGCCAGGCGCCCTGCCTGAATCCATGGGCTGGACAACCCATTTGTTCCACGTGGAACCAAACTCATGGTTGTGTTCCACCTTTGGGTTCCACAGCAGGCGGACCGTCTACCAACACCCGGAATGGCGCGGCGTCGGTGCGCAAAATCAGCTTTGTGCCCGGGCTGACGATAGTGCCCAACGTATCCAGCGAGCGCAGCAGATTGTAGAGCTGAGGCGAACCGGCGTATGCCCGGCCATAAATCTCGGCCGCTTCCACCCGGGACTGCGCCTCGATGTCAGCCGCTTTCACCGTGGCATCGGCCTGCACGATTCGCGCATCTCGCTCCGCAGCGGAACGAATCTGCGCGGCTTCACGCTTGCCAATCGCCGTGCGTTCAGTGGCGATGGTTTCGCGCTCGGCACGCATGCGATCCACCGTCGCGGTCAGGGTCACCGAAGGCAAAGTCAGACGCTCAATACCGACTTGCAACACGCGCACGCCATAAGTGGTGAGCAACTGCTGATCGATCTGCTGGCGCAACTGCGCTTCGAAATCGGCAATGCGCACCTGGCTGGCATCGGTGTTGACCAGGCTCGCCAAATCAAAACTGGCTGCGGTGGTTTCCAATGCTGAACCGACGAACGTGCGGATCTGCCGGGCAGCTTCGTCCGGCTGATTCTGTACTGCACGCATGAAACGCTGGACGTTATCCGGGTCACCCTGGACCTGCCACGCCACGTACGCCTGGACGATGATTCGCAGGCCATCGCGGGTACCGACGTCCTGCAAACCGCTGGACGTAGTGCGCAACCGCAAGTCCACCGGAATGGCCGCTTCGAACGGTGCCGGCCAGCGCCAGCCCAGGCCCGGTTGCAGCAGTACCCGGGCCGGGTTGCCGAAACGCGTGATCACCGTGGCCTCCCCCGAACGCACCTGCACGAGGCTGGCAGCCGCGACAGCGAACCCCACCAGCAGCACGGCCCAGCCCATCCGCCGCCAAGGAAACGGACCGGCTTGCAGCGAATCGCCGTGATGGTGGTGATG is a window from the Pseudomonas brassicacearum genome containing:
- the hflC gene encoding protease modulator HflC; translated protein: MSQSSSHDHHDHVGHDHGHAGHHHGHHHHHHHGDSLQAGPFPWRRMGWAVLLVGFAVAAASLVQVRSGEATVITRFGNPARVLLQPGLGWRWPAPFEAAIPVDLRLRTTSSGLQDVGTRDGLRIIVQAYVAWQVQGDPDNVQRFMRAVQNQPDEAARQIRTFVGSALETTAASFDLASLVNTDASQVRIADFEAQLRQQIDQQLLTTYGVRVLQVGIERLTLPSVTLTATVDRMRAERETIATERTAIGKREAAQIRSAAERDARIVQADATVKAADIEAQSRVEAAEIYGRAYAGSPQLYNLLRSLDTLGTIVSPGTKLILRTDAAPFRVLVDGPPAVEPKGGTQP